One Chanodichthys erythropterus isolate Z2021 chromosome 10, ASM2448905v1, whole genome shotgun sequence DNA segment encodes these proteins:
- the LOC137028351 gene encoding 52 kDa repressor of the inhibitor of the protein kinase-like: MIKSKMPECCAAANCKQSADQSNVSFFSFPLDPDRCKQWVGNCHRPDLETKTAEDLHKNYKLCSKHFETSMICQQSDLKAVLKDDAVPTIFDFISNQDNAQTSNRKRTREKTGDEPIVTKKTKGTTDNLNPSVPEEEVKVESDSAENIQTQNLPAHDESEEDPAISKAKETLKDYFKETLAFTGFSIANNASLNSVKPLGNDPAGPLSVNTICAEKIDQKEVLTLGEDVMREEIRNSLRLARFFSILLQDKINIEGKDQIPVFIRSVTGEGFPQKHLMGFLPCDVDSDSLFLLLISEIRNKWGLRMEHCRGFTYLSSGSMCQKLKELSCRMLRDFPQVVLSPSEPYAFNMWLIRSMPILPIQDVVDTVEQVAAVVRQSETLAKKLDGKITASYSHIKGEVDRVKESCQNHWEYGTDAFQTMLDILEPLLSSIGEMCTSALSDVDADTVEVLLKLKEKLKNFNFIITLVVLKNTLCCVSILNPSLRGIISISSTLQYTISNALKLLTKHMQEIAIFHRKWFSDALGRAKKLGVPVNLPVEMVTNGDGTEKPQASLEDYYREALSKKVLQYLVDEVKRVLGTEMARILRWLSLVPSYMADHNFSIRKDKVADANLNNLARPDSFYDELGCWEVKWRHASKRRILPTSVFATLKIPDIGFYPNVQSLLRVLGTIPCVHADSDVYGQYDMVLNRYHTYMKEVPVEKRLSNMAFVYVNQDVHFSIEEMVEAYVKKYPEVLQLLQET, translated from the exons ATGATTAAGTCCAAAATGCCCGAATGCTGTGCCGCAGCAAACTGCAAGCAGAGTGCGGACCAGTCCAACGTTTCCTTCTTTAGTTTCCCGCTGGATCCTGATCG ATGTAAACAATGGGTGGGTAACTGCCACAGACCAGATCTGGAGACCAAAACAGCTGAAGATTTACACAAGAACTACAAATTGTGCTCAAAACATTTTGAGACGTCAATGATATGTCAGCAA agcGATCTTAAGGCTGTTTTGAAGGATGATGCCGTTCCTACTATATTTGATTTTATATCCAACCAGGACAATGCACAAACTAGCAACAGAAAAAGGACAAGGGAGAAA ACAGGAGATGAGCCGATTGTCACAAAGAAAACTAAAG GTACCACTGATAACTTAAACCCCTCTGTGCCAGAGGAGGAAGTTAAAGTTGAGAGTGACTCAGCAGAGAACATTCAAACTCAAAATCTTCCTGCACATGATGAATCAGAGGAGGATCCTGCTATTTCCAAAGCGAAGGAAACTTTGAAAGACTACTTCAAAGAGACGTTAGCCTTCACTGGTTTCAGCATCGCCAACAATGCTTCTCTTAACTCTGTTAAACCATTGGGGAATGACCCTGCTGGGCCACTTTCTGTCAATACCATATGTGCAGAGAAGATCGACCAAAAAGAAGTGCTCACCTTAGGTGAGGATGTGATGCGCGAGGAGATCCGCAATAGCCTGCGCCTTGCACGCTTCTTTTCCATACTTCTCcaagacaaaataaatattgaggGCAAGGACCAGATTCCTGTGTTTATCCGCTCTGTCACAGGTGAAGGCTTTCCACAGAAACACCTCATGGGATTCCTTCCCTGTGATGTTGACTCTGACAGTCTGTTTCTATTGCTTATATCCGAGATCCGCAACAAGTGGGGCCTGCGGATGGAGCACTGCCGTGGCTTCACTTACCTGTCATCAGGTAGCATGTGTCAGAAGCTGAAGGAACTCTCCTGCAGGATGCTACGGGATTTTCCACAGGTGGTTTTGTCCCCCAGTGAGCCCTATGCCTTCAACATGTGGTTGATTCGCTCCATGCCTATCCTTCCAATTCAAGATGTTGTTGATACTGTAGAGCAAGTCGCTGCGGTTGTTAGGCAATCAGAAACTCTGGCGAAGAAACTTGATGGCAAGATCACTGCTTCATACAGCCACATCAAAGGTGAGGTGGACCGAGTCAAGGAATCTTGCCAGAACCATTGGGAATATGGCACAGATGCTTTCCAGACAATGCTTGATATCTTGGAGCCGCTTTTGAGCAGCATTGGAGAGATGTGCACCAGTGCCCTTTCAGATGTAGATGCAGACACTGTCGAAGTGCTTCTAAAGCTGAAAGAGAAACTGAAGAACTTTAATTTCATCATTACTCTCGTGGTCTTAAAGAACACGCTGTGTTGTGTAAGCATTCTGAACCCCAGCCTCAGGGGAATAATCAGCATCAGCAGCACTTTACAGTACACCATCTCAAATGCCTTAAAGCTTCTCACCAAACATATGCAGGAGATTGCCATTTTTCACAGGAAGTGGTTCTCTGATGCATTGGGCAGAGCCAAGAAGTTGGGGGTGCCTGTCAATCTGCCAGTGGAGATGGTGACAAACGGTGATGGCACAGAGAAACCACAAGCATCATTGGAGGATTACTACAGGGAAGCACTGAGCAAGAAGGTTTTGCAATACCTTGTTGATGAAGTCAAAAGAGTCCTTGGCACTGAAATGGCAAGAATCCTCAGATGGTTGTCATTGGTGCCCTCATACATGGCTGACCACAATTTTAGCATCCGCAAAGACAAAGTTGCTGATGCCAACCTGAATAACTTGGCTCGTCCTGACTCCTTTTATGATGAGCTGGGTTGTTGGGAAGTGAAATGGAGGCATGCTAGCAAGCGAAGGATTCTTCCCACTAGTGTGTTTGCTACCCTCAAGATCCCAGATATAGGCTTTTACCCAAATGTACAGAGCCTGTTAAGAGTGCTGGGCACCATCCCTTGTGTCCATGCAGATTCAGATGTGTATGGGCAGTATGACATGGTGCTGAACCGATATCACACCTACATGAAAGAAGTACCAGTGGAAAAAAGACTGAGCAATATGGCCTTTGTTTATGTCAATCAAGATGTCCACTTCAGCATTGAGGAAATGGTAGAGGCGTATGTAAAGAAATATCCAGAAGTCCTGCAGCTTTTACAAGAg aCGTAA